Proteins encoded by one window of Mustela erminea isolate mMusErm1 chromosome 7, mMusErm1.Pri, whole genome shotgun sequence:
- the MDH1 gene encoding malate dehydrogenase, cytoplasmic yields MSEPIRVLVTGAAGQIAYSLLYSIGNGSVFGKDQPIILVLLDITPMMGVLDGVLMELQDCALPLLKDVIATDKEDVAFKDLDVAILVGSMPRRDGMERKDLLKANVKIFKCQGAALEKYAKKSVKVIVVGNPANTNCLTAAKSAPSIPKENFSCLTRLDHNRAKAQIALKLGVTSDDVKNVIIWGNHSSTQYPDVSHAKVKLQGKEVGVYDALKDDSWLKGEFITTVQQRGAAVIKARKLSSAMSAAKAICDHVRDIWFGTPEGEFVSMGIISDGNSYGVPDDLLYSFPVTIKNKTWKIVEGLTINDFSREKMDLTAKELAEEKETAFEFLSSA; encoded by the exons ATG TCTGAACCAATCAGAGTCCTTGTGACTGGAGCAGCTGGTCAAATTGCATATTCCCTGCTGTACAGTATTGGAAATGGATCTGTCTTTGGTAAAGACCAG CCAATAATTCTTGTGCTGTTGGATATCACTCCCATGATGGGTGTCCTAGATGGTGTCCTAATGGAACTGCAAGACTGTGCCCTTCCCCTCCTGAAAG ATGTCATTgcaacagataaagaagatgttgccTTCAAAGACCTGGATGTGGCCATTCTTGTGGGCTCCATGCCAAGAAGGGATGGCATGGAGAGGAAAGATTTACTTAAAGCAAATGTGAAAATCTTCAAATGCCAGGGTGCAGCCTTGGAGAAGTATGCCAAGAAGTCAGTTAAG GTTATTGTGGTGGGGAACCCAGCCAATACCAACTGCCTGACTGCTGCCAAGTCGGCACCATCCATTCCCAAGGAGAACTTCAGTTGCTTGACTCGTCTGGATCACAACCGAGCTAAAGCTCAG ATTGCTCTTAAACTTGGTGTGACTTCTGATGATGTAAAGAATGTCATTATCTGGGGAAACCATTCCTCAACTCAGTACCCAGATGTCAGCCACGCTAAGGTGAAACTGCAAGGAAAGGAAGTTGGTGTTTATGACGCTCTGAAAGATGACAGCTGGCTCAAGGGAGAATTCATCACC ACTGTGCAGCAGCGTGGTGCTGCTGTCATCAAAGCTCGAAAGCTCTCCAGTGCGATGTCTGCTGCAAAAGCCATCTGTGACCACGTCAGAGACATCTGGTTTGGAACCCCAGAG GGAGAATTTGTGTCCATGGGCATTATCTCTGATGGCAATTCCTATGGTGTTCCTGATGATTTGCTGTATTCCTTCCCTGTTACAATCAAG AATAAGACCTGGAAGATTGTTGAAGGTCTCACTATTAATGATTTCTCACGTGAGAAGATGGACCTGACTGCAAAggaactggcagaagaaaaagaaactgcttttgaatttctttcttctgcctga